The following coding sequences are from one Dreissena polymorpha isolate Duluth1 chromosome 8, UMN_Dpol_1.0, whole genome shotgun sequence window:
- the LOC127842341 gene encoding NF-kappa-B inhibitor alpha-like, whose protein sequence is MDNQDPFNSLPSVLFENNNNIANSNTEDMNTPVADPKQANEIIENQLDSIYTDGFSSSMFIPSTFLSDNGHIELSTQSRTPYTASHDKTVTEPCVVPDDPTADHQINATSASDEENGQPQSSSGSVAYYTESLSSEESQEEEIDENGDTPLHKAIIDGVTFVDMGEIPAQYINHQNYLRQTPLNLAVLTNNPENVKLLLKCNADPNILDSKLRSPVHIACSKENVPCLKALLDSQHKRPNQMLRTHDSEGQNCLHIVVNNKNAELAKVLLDRGADINAADRKSGRTALHFAVETGNTEMIRFLLQYLENNGGLQLDARTYAGETPLKLAHGRGNTDVVAILEPLYPASERRNPYDDSDDDDSGDETN, encoded by the coding sequence ATGGATAATCAAGACCCCTTTAATTCTCTTCCTTCTGTGTTGTTTGAGAACAATAACAATATCGCAAATAGCAACACAGAGGACATGAACACGCCAGTGGCAGATCCAAAGCAAGCAAATGAGATTATAGAAAATCAACTTGATTCGATTTACACTGATGGGTTTTCAAGCAGTATGTTTATACCATCTACATTTCTTTCGGACAATGGTCATATTGAACTGAGCACACAAAGTCGAACGCCCTATACTGCATCACACGACAAAACAGTGACAGAACCATGTGTAGTTCCTGATGACCCAACGGCTGATCACCAAATCAATGCAACATCAGCTTCTGATGAAGAAAATGGACAGCCACAGTCAAGTTCTGGCTCAGTCGCCTATTATACCGAGAGTCTGAGTTCCGAGGAATCGCAAGAAGAGGAAATAGACGAAAATGGCGACACCCCACTACACAAAGCCATAATTGACGGTGTCACGTTTGTGGACATGGGTGAGATACCAGCTCAGTATATCAATCACCAGAACTACCTGCGACAGACACCTCTGAATCTTGCTGTGCTGACAAATAATCCCGAAAATGTCAAGTTGCTGCTTAAATGCAATGCAGACCCAAATATACTAGATTCGAAGCTGAGATCTCCTGTTCATATAGCCTGTTCAAAAGAAAATGTCCCGTGTCTGAAGGCTTTGCTTGATTCGCAACACAAACGACCCAATCAAATGCTACGTACCCATGACAGTGAAGGGCAAAATTGCCTTCACATCGTTGTTAACAACAAAAACGCGGAACTAGCAAAGGTTCTGTTAGACCGAGGGGCAGACATCAACGCCGCTGATAGGAAAAGTGGCCGTACTGCTTTACATTTTGCGGTGGAAACTGGAAATACCGAAATGATAAGGTTCCTGCTTCAGTACCTGGAAAACAATGGGGGACTCCAATTGGATGCGCGGACGTACGCTGGTGAAACGCCGTTGAAGCTAGCTCACGGTAGAGGAAATACAGATGTCGTTGCAATCCTCGAACCATTGTACCCGGCTTCAGAAAGACGGAACCCATATGATGATTCCGACGACGATGATAGTGGTGACGAAACAAACTAG